The stretch of DNA ATGACCCGGGCCGACAACGGTGCCGTGCAGGCGGCCTCGACGTCCGTGCGGGCGCGCCCGCACTACCTCGACCCCGCCCTCCGCCGCCCGCGGCGCGCGCTCCTGGCCGAGCATGCGCGCTTCGCGCTGCGGCGGCCGCTCCGCTACACCCGCGCCGCCGCCTACGTCCTCCGCCGCCGAGACCTGGACACGGGATACCGGACCGGCTCGCGGTTCCAGGCGTTCGCCCAGGCCGTGTACCTGGCCCGGAAGCTGCGCGCAGATGGAGCGGAGCGGCTGCACCTGCACAGCCACTTCGCCCACGACCCCACGCTCATCGCGTTCCTCGTCGGCCGGTTGACGGGAACCCCCTACAGCTTCACGGCCCACGCCCGCGACCTCTACGAGACGCCCGTGCGGACGCTGGCCGAGCGCGCCCGGGCCGCGACCGCCGTCGTCACCTGCTGCGGGGCGAACGCCGCCTATCTGCGCCGGGTCGTTCCCGGTGCCGGCGGCAAGGTGCGCGTGATCCACCACGGCGTGGACGCGACGCTGTTCCAGCCCGGGAGCGGCGCGCCGCCGTCGCCGCCCCTCATCCTGTCGGCCGGGCGCCTGGTCGAGAAGAAAGGCTTTGGCGATCTCGTGCGTGCGTGCGCGCTGCTTCGACCCAACGCCCACGTCCGCATCCTGGGGGACGGCCCGATGCAGGCGGATCTGGCGCAGCTCGTCGCCGAGCTCGGGCTGGAGGAGCGGGTCTGGCTCGGCGGCTGCTTCACCCAGGCGGAGCTCGCCCGCGAGCTGCACGACGCCTCGGTCTTCGCGCTCACGCCCGTCGTGACCGCGGACGGGGATCGCGACGGCATCCCCAACGTGCTGCTCGAGGCGATGGCGGCGGGCGTCGCGGTCGTCGCGACGGACGCCGGGGGCATCGCCGAGGTGGTCGTCGACGGGCGCACCGGCCTTTTGTGCCCCGCCGGCGACGTGGAGCGGATCGCGTC from Gaiellales bacterium encodes:
- a CDS encoding glycosyltransferase, whose translation is MRIVYLVRSYPRLSQTFITNEIVALERLGVPVELFSMTRADNGAVQAASTSVRARPHYLDPALRRPRRALLAEHARFALRRPLRYTRAAAYVLRRRDLDTGYRTGSRFQAFAQAVYLARKLRADGAERLHLHSHFAHDPTLIAFLVGRLTGTPYSFTAHARDLYETPVRTLAERARAATAVVTCCGANAAYLRRVVPGAGGKVRVIHHGVDATLFQPGSGAPPSPPLILSAGRLVEKKGFGDLVRACALLRPNAHVRILGDGPMQADLAQLVAELGLEERVWLGGCFTQAELARELHDASVFALTPVVTADGDRDGIPNVLLEAMAAGVAVVATDAGGIAEVVVDGRTGLLCPAGDVERIASSLARLLGDHRLRAGLGRAARAAVVEGFDVQTGARRIADVLYEREAS